The following proteins come from a genomic window of Malus domestica chromosome 02, GDT2T_hap1:
- the LOC139191536 gene encoding TMV resistance protein N-like, with translation MGTLTSSSSSFKCWKYNVYLSFQGEDTRKNFTDHLYFTLKDARVNVFTDGQVSLENDLNRQSKGLKSLSSSPQEVFYDVDPSDVRNQTGSFAITFLKHE, from the exons ATGGGTACTTTGACGTCCTCGTCTTCCTCCTTTAAATGTTGGAAGTACAACGTGTACTTGAGCTTTCAAGGTGAAGACACACGCAAGAACTTCACGGACCACCTCTACTTCACGTTGAAAGACGCCAGAGTCAACGTCTTTACCGATGGGCAAGTAAGTCTGGAAAATGATTTGAACAGGCAATCCAAGGGTCTAAAATCGCTGTCATCGTCTCCTCAAGAAG TATTCTATGATGTCGATCCTTCAGATGTCAGGAATCAGACTGGCAGCTTTGCAATAACATTTCTGAAACACGAATAG